A portion of the Ricinus communis isolate WT05 ecotype wild-type chromosome 10, ASM1957865v1, whole genome shotgun sequence genome contains these proteins:
- the LOC8283043 gene encoding leucine-rich repeat receptor protein kinase HPCA1 yields the protein MAASSSSSSSSFRLGLFLFLAFFSSRIHFIFSVTDPRDAATLQSLKDSWLNTPPSWGSGDPCGTPWEGVTCKDSRVTALGLSTMSLAGKLTGDIGGLTELISLDLSYNPELTGSLTPRLGDLRNLNILILAGCGFTGSIPNELGNLAELSFLALNSNNLTGIIPPSLGKLSNVYWLDLADNELTGPIPISTPATPGLDQLKKAKHFHFNKNQLSGPIPSQLFSYDMVLIHVLFDGNQLNGTIPSTVGQVQTLEVLRLDRNALTGRVPTNLNNLTSLIELNLAHNQLTGPLPNLTEMNSLNYLDLSNNSFLTSEAPAWFSTLPSLTTLVLEHGSLQGPLPSKILSFQQIQQVLLKNNAFSGQLDMGESLGPQLQLVDLQNNNISSVTLTADYTNTLILVGNPVCNALSNTNYCQLQQPSTKPYSTSLANCGNTQCPVGQKLSPQSCECAYPYQGTMYFRAPSFKDLTNANIFHSLEMTLWTKLELTPGSVFIQNPFFNVDDYLQVELALFPPTGIYFNRSEVIKIGFYLSNQTYKPPKDFGPYLFIASPYPFPDGHKGKSISSGAIAGIGVGCALLVLSLFGVGIYAIRQKKRAEKALGLSRPFASWAPSGKDSGGAPQLKGARWFSYDELKKCTNNFSESNEIGSGGYGKVYRGLLAEGHIVAIKRAQQGSMQGGLEFKTEIELLSRVHHKNLVGLVGFCFEQGEQMLVYEYMANGTLRESLSGRSGIHLDWKRRLRIALGSARGLTYLHELADPPIIHRDVKSTNILLDENLTAKVADFGLSKLVSDSTKGHVSTQVKGTLGYLDPEYYMTQQLTEKSDVYSFGVVMLELVTAKQPIEKGKYIVREVRMAMDRNDEEHYGLKETMDPVIRNAGNLVGFEKFLELAMQCVEESAAERPTMGEVVKAIETILQNDGMNTNSTSASSSATDFGASRNTSRHPYNNNNNNNNNNNNNNNNNDHLPKKDVNDFNAFDYSGGYSLPAKVEPK from the exons ATggctgcttcttcttcttcttcttcttcttctttccggTTAGgcctttttttgtttcttgcttTCTTTAGTTCAAGAATTCATTTCATCTTCTCAGTTACAGACCCTCGTGATG CTGCAACACTCCAATCTTTGAAGGATTCATGGTTAAATACTCCTCCAAGTTGGGGTAGTGGCGATCCATGCGGAACACCTTGGGAAGGAGTTACATGCAAGGATTCAAGAGTTACTGCATT GGGGTTATCAACCATGAGCCTTGCAGGGAAGCTTACTGGTGATATTGGAGGATTAACTGAACTTATATCCTT GGACCTGTCGTATAACCCAGAGCTCACAGGATCTTTGACTCCACGATTAGGAGATCTGCGAAACTTGAACATCCT AATCCTTGCTGGCTGTGGTTTCACCGGTAGTATTCCAAATGAGCTAGGAAATCTTGCTGAGTTATCCTTCTT GGCCCTGAACTCAAACAACTTGACTGGTATTATCCCACCTTCTTTGGGTAAGCTCTCCAATGTCTACTGGCTGGACCTGGCAGACAATGAATTGACAGGACCTATCCCAATTTCAACACCTGCCACCCCGGGCTTGGACCAGCTTAAAAAGGCTAAGCACTT CCATTTCAACAAGAACCAACTTTCAGGTCCCATTCCCTCTCAACTTTTCAGCTATGATATGGTACTGATACACGT ATTGTTTGATGGAAATCAACTCAATGGAACTATCCCATCCACAGTAGGACAAGTTCAGACCCTTGAGGTTCT TCGACTCGATAGAAATGCGCTTACAGGAAGAGTCCCAACAAATTTGAACAATCTTACAAGCCTCATTGAACT GAATTTAGCGCACAATCAGCTGACAGGCCCTTTACCAAACTTAACTGAAATGAATAGCCTCAATTATTT GGACCTTAGCAACAACTCTTTCTTGACATCAGAAGCTCCTGCATGGTTCTCAACCTTACCATCCCTGACCACATT GGTTTTAGAACACGGATCACTTCAAGGGCCTTTGCCATCAAAAATCCTCAGCTTCCAGCAGATACAGCAAGT GTTACTGAAAAACAATGCATTCAGTGGTCAACTAGACATGGGTGAAAGCCTTGGTCCACAACTTCAACTTGTTGATCTGCAGAATAACAACATTTCCTCTGTAACACTGACTGCTGATTACACAAATACACTAAT ACTTGTAGGAAACCCAGTGTGCAATGCTCTCTCAAATACTAATTACTGCCAACTCCAACAGCCAAGCACAAAGCCTTACTCCACTAGTCTGGCTAACTGTGGAAATACACAATGTCCTGTTGGACAGAAGCTCAGTCCTCAGAGTTGCGAATGCGCCTATCCATATCAAGGGACAATGTACTTCAGAGCACCTTCCTTCAAGGACTTGACCAAtgcaaatatttttcattcacTAGAGATGACACTTTGGACAAAATTGGAGCTTACTCCTGGTTCAGTTTTTATCCAGAACCCCTTTTTCAACGTTGACGACTATCTGCAGGTGGAACTTGCTCTATTTCCCCCAACTGGGATATATTTCAATAGGTCTGAGGTTATAAAGATTGGGTTTTACTTGAGTAACCAAACGTACAAGCCTCCTAAAGATTTTGGACCCTATCTTTTCATCGCATCTCCTTATCCTTTTCCAG ATGGACATAAAGGAAAGTCTATCAGCTCTGGTGCAATTGCTGGGATAGGTGTTGGCTGTGCCCTTCTAGTTCTTAGCCTTTTTGGAGTAGGCATATATGCTATTCGACAAAAGAAGCGTGCAGAAAAGGCCCTCGGTTTAAGTAGACCATTTG CATCTTGGGCTCCAAGTGGCAAAGATAGTGGAGGTGCACCACAATTGAAGGGAGCAAGATGGTTTTCTTATGATGAACTTAAAAAGTGCACTAACAACTTCTCTGAAAGTAATGAGATAGGTTCTGGAGGCTATGGAAAG GTTTATAGAGGATTGCTTGCTGAAGGACACATAGTGGCAATCAAAAGAGCCCAGCAAGGATCAATGCAAGGTGGGCTCGAGTTCAAAACTGAAATTGAGCTGCTATCAAGAGTACATCACAAGAACCTTGTAGGCCTTGTTGGTTTTTGTTTTGAACAAGGAGAACAGATGCTGGTGTATGAATATATGGCCAATGGAACACTCAGGGAGAGCCTGTCAG GAAGGAGTGGTATTCACCTTGATTGGAAAAGGAGACTGCGCATTGCTCTTGGCTCGGCTAGAGGGCTAACGTACTTGCACGAGCTTGCAGATCCTCCTATAATTCACAGAGATGTTAAGTCCACCAATATTCTGCTGGACGAAAATCTAACTGCAAAAGTTGCAGATTTTGGTCTGTCTAAGCTAGTATCAGACAGTACTAAAGGGCATGTTTCAACTCAAGTTAAGGGCACCCTG GGTTATCTGGATCCCGAATACTACATGACTCAACAATTAACAGAAAAGAGTGATGTGTACAGCTTCGGAGTAGTAATGCTTGAGCTAGTAACAGCTAAACAGCCAATTGAGAAAGGGAAGTACATTGTTCGCGAAGTGAGAATGGCGATGGACAGGAATGACGAAGAACATTATGGATTAAAAGAAACAATGGATCCTGTCATTAGAAACGCAGGTAATCTTGTTGGGTTCGAAAAGTTCTTGGAATTAGCAATGCAATGTGTAGAAGAATCAGCAGCAGAACGTCCAACAATGGGTGAAGTAGTAAAGGCAATAGAAACCATATTACAAAATGATGGAATGAACACAAATTCAACGTCAGCTTCTTCTTCTGCAACTGATTTTGGAGCTTCAAGAAATACATCGAGGCACCcttataataacaataataacaacaacaacaataataataataataataataataatgatcatctgcctaagaaagatgtgAATGACTTCAATGCCTTTGATTACAGTGGAGGATACTCACTTCCAGCCAAAGTAGAGCCCAAGTAA
- the LOC8283044 gene encoding uncharacterized protein LOC8283044, translating into MATTLPWRQPPFPTLLKRRCPAAFRHVGTVRAFQRGDFDRLARNAWRSANDGFEQLMYEARKAAERIDRRYSVSRRVSDVAQSAAERAREIDRELEIGVRWRTFTVDFSRNWPRYRRQLNDFLDTPLGRGFATIFFLWFALSGWLFRILIFATWVLPFAAPLLIGTVANNLVIKGACPACKRQFVGYKSQVIRCAGCGNIVWQPDSRDGRGRGTSSSKSDTNIIDVEFEEK; encoded by the exons ATGGCCACAACTCTGCCATGGCGGCAACCACCATTCCCCACCCTCCTAAAGAGGCGGTGCCCAGCTGCGTTTCGGCACGTAGGAACAGTGCGCGCCTTCCAGCGTGGAGACTTCGACAGGTTGGCGAGAAATGCGTGGCGGAGTGCAAATGATGGATTTGAGCAGCTAATGTACGAGGCAAGGAAAGCTGCCGAGCGTATTGATAGAAGATACTCTGTCTCAAGGAGAGTTAGTGACGTTGCTCAATCTGCAGCTGAGCGTGCACGTGAGATCGATAGAGAGTTGGAGATTGGTGTTCGATGGCGTACTTTTACTGTTGATTTTAGTAGAAATTGGCCTAGG TACAGGAGGCAGCTCAATGATTTTCTGGATACCCCATTAGGGAGAGGTTTTGCT ACTATTTTCTTCCTCTGGTTTGCATTGTCTGGCTGGCTATTTCGGATCTTGATAtttgctacatgggttctgcCATTTGCCGCACCTCTTCTCATTGGGACTGTGGCAAATAATCTTGTCATTaag GGGGCTTGTCCAGCATGTAAGAGGCAGTTTGTTGGATACAAGAGCCAAGTAATTCGCTGTGCCGGTTGTGGTAACATTGTGTGGCAGCCGGATTCAAGAGATGGTAGAGGTAGAGGAACCTCTTCATCAAAGTCCGATACTAACATAATTGATGTTGAGTTCGAAGAGAAGTGA